From Agrobacterium vitis:
GCCTCGGCATCGAATATTTTCGGCATGATCCTCACCCCCCTGCTCTGCGGGCTGCTGCTATCGGCCGGTGGCCATGGCGGGATCTCGCTTGATGCTGTCTTGCAAATCTTCGTGCAATTGCTGCTTCCGTTCATTGTGGGGCAGCTGTTGCAACCCTTTATCGGCAACTGGGTCAGGGCGCGCAAATCCCTACTATCGCCAATTGATCGCGGCTCGATCCTGATGGTGGTTTATGCCGCCTTCAGTGAGGCAGTCATCGAGGGGATCTGGAAGCATTTTTCGCTTGCCGATATTGGCGCGGTCGTGGTGGTCGATATCGTCTTGCTGGCATTGGCCCTGATCATCACCACCTTCGGCAGCCGGTTGCTCGGTTTTTCCAAGGAGGATGAAATCGCCATCACCTTCTGTGGCTCAAAGAAAAGTCTGGCCTCCGGCGTACCGATGGCCAGCGCTATTTTTGCCGGGCAAAGCATCGGCGCCATCGTCATGCCGTTGATGCTGTTTCACCAGATCCAGCTGATGGCCTGCGCGGTGATCGCCCAGAAATATGCGGAAAAGCGCAAGCTGAAGGAAGCCGAAGTGGTGGTTGCTTCGGCCTGACGCGGTTATACCAAGTCTCTGACATGCTGACGCATCTTCGACTTGAAGGCCCTTCATGAAAAGGCAATCTGCGCTTTCATTGCCTTGCTACGGTCGGATGCGATGGTGAAGGCGGAGAGTGCGTCCTCCAAGGCGACCGTATGGGTAATCAGCGGTTTGACGTCGATCAGTCCCTTGCGCATCAGGTCCACTCCGACGGCAAATTCACTGTGGAAACGGAAGGAGCCGCGCAGGTCAAGCTCCTTGGCGGTAATGGCCATCATCGGCAGGGTCATGTCGCCGCCAAGTCCGAGTTGCATGATGACGCCGCGTGGACGCATGGCGGAAATTCCGCCAGCCAGCGCCGAGGCAACGCCGGTGCATTCGTAAAGCACATCGAATGTGCCTTTCCCCACAGCATAGTCGGCAAGGCCGTCCGGCTGGGTTGCGGTGTTGATCACCCGGTCAGCACCTGCTGCCTTGGCCAGTGCCAGGGTGAAGTCCGAGAGATCGGTGGCGACGATTTCCTTTGCTCCGGCCCTCCGGGCGGCAATGATCGACAAAACGCCAATCGGACCGCAACCGGTGACCAGAACCCGCTTGCCGAGCATTTCCCCGGCCCGCCGCGTTGCGTGCAACGTCACGGCCAGTGGTTCGGCCATCGCCGCCTCCCCCGCGCTCAGGCCATCCGCCACCACGCATTGGCTGGCGTCAGCGACAAGGCTTTGCCGGAACGCACCCTGGATATGGGGAAAGGGCATGGCGCTGCCGTAAAACCGCATATTGATGCATTGATTGTGCAGGCCTTCCTGACAATAGGCGCAGGTGTGGCACGGGCGCGACGGTGAGACGGCGACGAGCTGGCCAATCTCCAGTCCTGTGACCCCTGCCCCCAATGTCTCGACATAGGCCGAGACTTCATGACCAAGGATCATCGGCTGTTTCAGCCTGACCGCGCCAAATCCGCCGTGATTGTAATAGTGCAGGTCGCTGCCGCAGATGCCGCCAGTGGCTAGCCGCAATTTTACCTCGCCTGGACCGGGCTCGACCTCGTCCACCTCTTCGATGCGAACGTCTTTCGCTGCATGGGCAACAATGGCTTTCATGGATTTATCCTCATAGAACCGGGGTTGGCAGAGCCGAACCGGCGAAATGTGCGATCAGATTATCGCGGACCAACTGGCCCATGGCCTGGCGGGTTTCAATCGTGCCGGAGGCGTGGTGGGGCTGGAGCAGGACATTATCCAGGGCCAGAAACCGTGGATCGAGCCTGGGCTCGCCTTCGAACACATCCAGCGCGGCAGAGCCCAGCCGTCCGGTTTCCAGCGCGTCCAGCAAGGCGGCTTCATCGATATTCGAGGCACGGGAAATGTTGATCAGCATACCCTCCGGCCCCAGCGCCTCGATCACGTCGCGCCCGACGATATGCCTTGTATCGGCGGATGCGGCCAGCGTGACAAACAGGAAATCGGATGTTCTGGCCAGTTCCACGGGATCGGCAACGAATGTCATGTCCTCGCCATAGGGTTTCGGTGCAACATCGCTGTAGGAAATCTGCATATCGAAGCCTTTGAGGCGTTTGGCGACCTCAAAGCCGATACGGCCAAGGCCCAGCACCCCTGCCCGCCTGCCCCAAACCCGGCGTTTCAGCGGATAAAGGCCCTTTGCAGCCCAACTGCCATCCTTCACCCAGGTTTCGGCGCCGATCATGCCGCGCGAGTGGCACAGCATCATTGCCACACCGAGATCTGCCACGTCATTGGTCAGCACGTCGGGTGTATTGGTGACGCGGATGCTACGGGCGCGGCAAGCGTCGAGATCCACGGCGTCATAGCCAACGCCGTAGACAGAGATAATTTCGAGCTTCGGGCAGGCGTCGATCAAGGCACGGTCAGCACCGAGTTCTCCCCTTGTGGCAATAGCGCGAATGCTTGGTCCGACGGTGGTGAGAAAGGCGGCTTTGTCATGTGCTTCGAAATAGCGATGCACGGAAAATTGCGCATTCAAGGGCTCTTCGTCCCAGGGCGGATAAGGTCCGACCTGCAAAATCTCCGGCTTTGCCACTTTCTCGTCCTCCCATTGGCGAACCCGTCTAAAAAACTTGACAGGTAATGTTATCGATAACATAAACAGGTTCAATAAATGTTGTCGAGATAAAAGTGGAGGATGCCATGTCGCTTGGTCTTTTCGATCTGACGGGGCGCCGCGCGTTGGTGACCGGGTCTTCGCAAGGCATTGGCTTTGCCTTGGCGCAAGGTTTGCGGGCGGCGGGCGCGACCGTCATCGTTAACGGACGCGATGAAGGCAAGCTTGCCGCAGCCGCCGCCCGGATCGGCGATGGCTGCGATATTCTGGCTTTCGACGTCACCGATCATCAGGCGTCGCGGGATGCCGTCGATGGCTTTGAGGCCACCAAAGGGCCGATCGATATTCTCGTCAACAATGCCGGCATGCAGTTTCGCGGCCCTCTGGAAGAATTTCCGGCTGACGCTTTCGAGCGGTTGCTGCGCACCAATATTTCCAGCGTCTTCAATGTCGGTCAGGCCGCCGCCCGCCATATGATCAAGCGCGGGGCTGGCAAGATCATCAACATTGCCAGTGTGCAGACAGCGTTGGCCCGGCCGTCGATTGCTCCTTACACGGCCACCAAGGGCGCGGTCGGCAATCTCACCAAGGGCATGGCGACCGATTGGGCGAAATATGGGCTGCAATGCAACGCCATTGCGCCCGGCTATTTCGATACGCCTCTGAATGCCGCGCTGGTTGCCGATCCTGATTTCTCCACATGGCTGGAAAAGCGCACGCCAGCCGGGCGCTGGGGCAAGGTTGAGGAACTGGTGGGAGCCTGCATCTTCCTGGCGTCTGGAGCCTCGTCCTTCGTCAACGGCCATGTTCTGTATGTCGATGGCGGCATCACCGCCTCGCTCTAGGAGCAATGCCGTGATGAAACTGGTACTTATGGGTGTCTCAGGCTGCGGTAAATCCTCCGTTGGTTTGGCATTGGCGGCGAGGCTTGGCGCGGTCTATATCGACGGCGACGACCTGCATCCGCCGCAAAACATTGCCCGAATGCAGGCGGGCATTCCGCTTGGTGACGCGGATCGATGGCCATGGCTGGATGCGGTCGGAACCCGACTTGCCGGGCAACAAGGCGTCACCATTATCGGTTGCTCGGCGTTGAAGCGGACTTACCGCGACAGGATCAGGGAAAAGGCCGGTGGATCTGTGCGTCTCGTCCATCTGGCTGGCAGCCATGCCGTGATTGCCAGACGGATTGCCGAGCGACCGGATCATTTCATGCCTGCCTCGCTGCTCGACAGCCAATTTGCAGCGCTTGAGCCGCCGCTTGCCGATGAACATGCGGTGACCGTCGATATCGATCAGCCGCTTGACAGTCTGGTCGCGGCGATTGTTTCGGCAATAGGGGAGGATTGATCATGACCAACACAGTGGCGCTGATCGGCGCGGGCGCTATGGGCGGGGCAATCGGCAGAAGACTGGTTGAAACCGGTAACCAGCTTACCGTCTTCGACCTCAATGCCGAAAAGGTAGCGGAGTTGACTGCGGTTGGTGCGTCATCCGCACAGACGGCGGCGGAGGCTGCGTCGCGCTCCGACTATGTTATTCTCAGTCTCAATGCGCCGCACATCATTCGCGCCGCCGTGTTTGGCAAGGACGGAGTGGCTGAAGGCGCAAGACCCGGCACCTTGATTATCGACATGTCCTCCATCGACCCGGAGGCAACCCGGCTCCTGGCCTCGGATGCGGAGGGCAAAGGTCTGCGCTGGGTCGATAGCCCGCTTTCCGGCGGGGCGCCCAAGGCGGCGATTGGTGAATTGACGCTGATGGCCGGCGGGGCAGAGCAGGACGTGGCCGATGCTCATCAGGTTTTGCAGCATGTCGCATCCAACTATACCCATATGGGGCCGGTGGGTGCTGGCCAAACCACCAAGCTGATCAATCAGGTGCTGTGTGGCCTGAATTTTTTGGCCGTGGCCGAGGCGACGCAACTGGCGCTGGATGCCGGGGTCGATGCCGCAAAAATTCCGCAGGCATTGAAGGGCGGACGTGCCGATAGCGCCATCCTTCAGGAATATATGCCGCGTTATGTCGCCAGGGATTATCGCCGCACAGGCCGGATCGACAATATGGTCAAGGACCTGAACGGCGCGCAGGATCTGGCACGGCGCACCAATACGGCCATGCCGCTGACGGCAGTCTGCACTGAGGTGCATCGTATGCTGACAGCAGCAGGCCTGGGTGGAGAAGACCAGGCCATGTTGATGGAATTTTTCACCGGAGCAAAAAGGGAGACCTCCTGATGATCACACGTTACGCCTTGTTTGAAGGTACGGTAAAGCCGGGGCAGACGGAGGCATTCCGCGCTGCTGTTCTCGAGACCATCTTGCCAAAATGGAAGCAGTTTCCAAAGGCGATGGATGTCAGAGTGTCCTTTGCCGAGGCCCGTGACGATGGCGCGCCGGAATTTCCGATGATCCTGGCGATCAACTATCCCGATCTGGAGGCGGTCGATGCCGCGCTGGCCAGCCCAGTTCGCACCGAAGCCCGTGCGGCAACCGAGGCTGTGCTTTCGCAGTTCTTCGATGGCCGCATCCATCATCACGTGACGGTTGCCAATGAATTTGCGCTCTGACCATTGGCGCGTCGGGTCCCCTCCCCTGTTTGGGGTGGGTTTGTTGGTTGGAAAAGCTTTTAGCTGGCTTTTATTCACCTTATAAACACAGTGTAATGCGCTGATAACCATAGCAGGGGCCATTGGGTGACTGATTTCCGCAAACCGCCAACCATGGCCGACATTGCCCGCGTCACGGGAGTGTCGCCGATGACGGTGTCGCGGGCCTTCAAGACCGATAGCCTGATCAGCAAGGAAACCCGAGATGCCATTCTGCAAGCGGCAGAAGATCTCGGCTATGTATTCGATTCCACTGCCTCCA
This genomic window contains:
- a CDS encoding bile acid:sodium symporter family protein, with product MTRFLPDKFTLMLVCTVALASVLPISGQPAIYFGWATKVAIAALFFLHGARLSRDVVIAGMLHWRLHLSILAVTFVIFPLLGLGLGFFVQGFLPSSLYLGILYICVLPSTVQSSIAFTSMAGGNVPAAICSASASNIFGMILTPLLCGLLLSAGGHGGISLDAVLQIFVQLLLPFIVGQLLQPFIGNWVRARKSLLSPIDRGSILMVVYAAFSEAVIEGIWKHFSLADIGAVVVVDIVLLALALIITTFGSRLLGFSKEDEIAITFCGSKKSLASGVPMASAIFAGQSIGAIVMPLMLFHQIQLMACAVIAQKYAEKRKLKEAEVVVASA
- a CDS encoding L-idonate 5-dehydrogenase codes for the protein MKAIVAHAAKDVRIEEVDEVEPGPGEVKLRLATGGICGSDLHYYNHGGFGAVRLKQPMILGHEVSAYVETLGAGVTGLEIGQLVAVSPSRPCHTCAYCQEGLHNQCINMRFYGSAMPFPHIQGAFRQSLVADASQCVVADGLSAGEAAMAEPLAVTLHATRRAGEMLGKRVLVTGCGPIGVLSIIAARRAGAKEIVATDLSDFTLALAKAAGADRVINTATQPDGLADYAVGKGTFDVLYECTGVASALAGGISAMRPRGVIMQLGLGGDMTLPMMAITAKELDLRGSFRFHSEFAVGVDLMRKGLIDVKPLITHTVALEDALSAFTIASDRSKAMKAQIAFS
- a CDS encoding 2-hydroxyacid dehydrogenase codes for the protein MAKPEILQVGPYPPWDEEPLNAQFSVHRYFEAHDKAAFLTTVGPSIRAIATRGELGADRALIDACPKLEIISVYGVGYDAVDLDACRARSIRVTNTPDVLTNDVADLGVAMMLCHSRGMIGAETWVKDGSWAAKGLYPLKRRVWGRRAGVLGLGRIGFEVAKRLKGFDMQISYSDVAPKPYGEDMTFVADPVELARTSDFLFVTLAASADTRHIVGRDVIEALGPEGMLINISRASNIDEAALLDALETGRLGSAALDVFEGEPRLDPRFLALDNVLLQPHHASGTIETRQAMGQLVRDNLIAHFAGSALPTPVL
- a CDS encoding SDR family oxidoreductase produces the protein MSLGLFDLTGRRALVTGSSQGIGFALAQGLRAAGATVIVNGRDEGKLAAAAARIGDGCDILAFDVTDHQASRDAVDGFEATKGPIDILVNNAGMQFRGPLEEFPADAFERLLRTNISSVFNVGQAAARHMIKRGAGKIINIASVQTALARPSIAPYTATKGAVGNLTKGMATDWAKYGLQCNAIAPGYFDTPLNAALVADPDFSTWLEKRTPAGRWGKVEELVGACIFLASGASSFVNGHVLYVDGGITASL
- a CDS encoding gluconokinase, which translates into the protein MKLVLMGVSGCGKSSVGLALAARLGAVYIDGDDLHPPQNIARMQAGIPLGDADRWPWLDAVGTRLAGQQGVTIIGCSALKRTYRDRIREKAGGSVRLVHLAGSHAVIARRIAERPDHFMPASLLDSQFAALEPPLADEHAVTVDIDQPLDSLVAAIVSAIGED
- a CDS encoding NAD(P)-dependent oxidoreductase; protein product: MTNTVALIGAGAMGGAIGRRLVETGNQLTVFDLNAEKVAELTAVGASSAQTAAEAASRSDYVILSLNAPHIIRAAVFGKDGVAEGARPGTLIIDMSSIDPEATRLLASDAEGKGLRWVDSPLSGGAPKAAIGELTLMAGGAEQDVADAHQVLQHVASNYTHMGPVGAGQTTKLINQVLCGLNFLAVAEATQLALDAGVDAAKIPQALKGGRADSAILQEYMPRYVARDYRRTGRIDNMVKDLNGAQDLARRTNTAMPLTAVCTEVHRMLTAAGLGGEDQAMLMEFFTGAKRETS